The genomic DNA CGCACGGAACGTCCAGGAAGCTGAGAAGTGGTACAAGGGGAAATTTGACACCCTTAAGGAAAGTGCTGCCAAACGTGAGACCCAGGTGAGCGCCATGAGGGAGGAAATCAGCACCCTGAGCAGTGAAGCGTCTGACCTGCAAAACCAAATCGACGCCCTCAGGGCCAAAAACGCTGCTCTGGAACAGCAGTTGGACGACATGGAGATGTCGCACCTGGACAAGATGTCCAACCTGGATGCCATCATCGCTCAGCTCGAGAACCAGCTGTGTGAAACCAAGATAGAGATGGCCAAATACCTTGCTGACTACCAAGAGCTGCTTAACATCAAACTGAAGCTAGATGTTGAGATCGCCACCTACAGGAAGCTTCTGGAAGGAGAAGAGAAACGACTCGGCATCTCAATCAGCGAAGACAAAGCAGGTGGGGTCAGGTTTCAAACGCGGTCTCTATCCTAAAGCATCACTAAAAAGGGTTCTTAATAAAGTATGAGTTTTAAGTTAGTCCAAAACACTTACTTGTTATGTTTTATGTGATGGTTATGGATTTCCAAAAGGAACCCAGTTGGaatcttttatataaaaaaggaaatcttGTTATTGACATTGTGGTTAAACTTGCTTGCCCTCGTATTAGTCTGGCACCATGCAAACACCAGTGATCTTCCTAgtcataatatattattattgactgaaatataataaagaaatagcAAAGCGAGAGGAAAAGGAAACATGTATCAAATAAATACAGACGAAAACGTAAATAAGTAAAAGCTTATTTTTGTGTACCAGTAATAAACTTTGTGCTGCTGTTCCTCATAATGAACATTTTTATCAAAACTTCTTTGTTCCTCTTTCTGCTTTAGGAACTTCAGCCGCTGTGGAAGAATGAATCTTATGCACTTCATCGCGCAATACAAGCATACATACACCCCGCCACACAACCAAACACATGTCTCCACCATTGGTAACTATGCCCGCTAAAATGTCTCTCATCCAAATTTTGCTGTAACTGACCTGAACACGTGTTAATAAAGCTTGACTTGAGTGCACTACTGACGTAGCATATGTGATTATTAGGACCAAACCGGTCAAAAATTCCAAGTACTGTTGATATACTCACATAATTTCACACAATAGTCTTTAGAGCTTACAGAGAACAGAGgtgccaaaaacaaaaaacactgagtAGGTGACCGTTATAtaggtgaaaatgccttgttgataaGAGAGGGCAGAGGAAAATGGCAAGAGCCTTTTGAGTTCCCAAGAAGGGATTTGTAACTCATATAACCACTCTCACAATCTCATTACAACCATGGTTAGCAGAAAATCTCAGCATGGACTAAACCTTTAACATTGTTGTGGATGAGTCGACCAGAATACTGTACCATATTAGGTTCCACTCCTGTAAGCCAAGAACAAGAAACTGGGGATATCGTGGGCACAGGGACACTCGGACTGGTTTAATAACTGGTGGGATATAAACTATTAATACGTATCAATAATTTCTCGAtcttcaggttttttttatcacaaagtatgtaacatttttaaaatcaccCTCCTTcttgcgtacacacacacacaaacatttgagttactgtatgggtttatttgcttatttcacAAAATACCACAATGTACAAAATGGTTTTGCAGAATAAAGAGTATATGTTACTCAATCACGACGAACACTAAACTGTACACAGTTTCAGTTTTTCACATAGGAAATAGGGTTtgcactgttacattacttCCTCTTCCTTTTCTTCAGTGCCTTCCACTCACCCTCCTGGGTGGCCAAACTACCATACAGCTCCTTCaccttcctctttctctcagcGTCCCTgttatacacacagacacaaacagacATGCCTTTAGAACACTGCATTATTGTATTAGTTTCATATGaagtgtgcgtgtatgtgtgtggttgtgcCTCTACTATGTAGCGCACTAACCTGCGCAGAGTGTCAGATAGTTTGGTGCTGGCAAGGAAGCGCGTGTCCTTCCTGATCTCCCTCAGAGCGCCTTTAAACTCCTTCTTATACTTGTGTTTCAGtcgctctctctccttctcctccttgGTGTTCCCTCGTTTCTTCCCATAGTCCAGCCTGAATGCAAATAAAAACCAAATATCACTTTAttcatataattataaaatgtgtgtaatgttcatTATGTAAAATGCATGATAAATCAGAAAAATGTGTAAAGCTGAAGAGCATGCCATAACAGCGGCATCTCATGTCAAGTAGCAGTGAAAGGAACTGTCTATCTTATCCAGTCATAGACTGTATACATTCGCTGTATTCACTCGCTATACAATTACATGTTCTCGCTATAATTACACACTGCTTGTGCACTCACACTTCCACCACTTTGGGCTTAAACAGTTTAAGAGGGATGGGCTTCTTCTTATCAAACACCAGTGGTGCATGCTGGGATGGTGTCTCTGGGATGACCTCCAGGATTTCTTTGTGCAGCTCCTATAAACATGGCAAGAACACAACTCTTTTACACGCCTGCATTAAAGGAgacctattatgcttttttttcattattaagttcttatttaattttttgccaTTCAGATGAGTCCTCACTGTGCATGTACAAGCAAaggaaaacaggaaaaaatCCTTCCCTGCTTTagtccttttttcatttttgtaataGAAGCCAATCAGAttttccccctattgtgacatcatattgATTTAAACTTTTTCGACTTGATTTTAAACTGGCACCGTGTGGTGCTCACCTGTAGGGCTGATGGGTAATCTGTAACAGGAAGATGTTTTGAGAGAAGGACTCTGATTGGTTGAAAGATGTCCTGGTAAGCAGGAAGTTGTTGATAAAGCACTGTGCATCTCTTTACCAAATCCAAACATGTGTAAAGCACAGACAACCTGCAacgaaacaaataaaaatcaataaaattaaatattgttaaGAACTCATTGTGCTTGTGTCAGacgttaaaacattaaataacaaaGATAAGAACAACACGGACACTATATGGTTAATGTTGAAACCTGACCATTCTGTTCTTTACAGTATAAGATTATGGAGTGTTTTCATGGGAATTTGTGCTCATTCGGAGAAGAATGCATTAGTAAAAACAAGATGATTTTTTAATATgtccaaaataataaaagcataaagGAATAGACATCAGCAACGATACTCAGGTCTTTTAAACAATGCTAAAATAGTACTTAAGTGGCCCAAAGAAGTGTGCCAAGGTTATATCCCCCACACTGTAAAGGTAGAATACATTCATGCTtcaatgttatacagtatgttccaaATTCTGACCTTATTATTCAAGTGTCACAGCAGAAATTGAGACTCTTTAGTCTGGGGACAATtttctgctgctgctgtggCCCATCTGCTTTAAGGGTTAAAGTGTTGTGCGTTCAGTGATGCTCCTCTGCATAACTTGGTTGTAAGGTGATGTTATCCAAGGTTTTCTGTCAGCTCCTCGAACGACCATGACAGTTTCGGAAAAACTCAGACCAGCCAGTCTGGCAGCAACAATCTCACcatgttcaaagtcacttaTATCACCTTTGTTCCAcattctgatgctcggtttgaacttcagcagacCATCTGACCATGTCTACAATGCCGAAATGCAATGAGTTCCTGGCTTATTAGATATTTGCGTCAATGAGCTGTTGTACAGTTGTACCTAACGAAGAAGCTGGTGAGTGTATACACCTGGGCTGtgctcattatatatatatatatatatatatatatatatatatatatatatatatatatatatataaaatgagttAAGTTATATTAAACgacttacagtatattctacATGTTTTGAAAGTAATAAGTAATGCATGATTTATTTCCACCTTGGCTATTACACTGACCACACTTAACATTTAACTTATTGATTAAATTTCACAGATACATGCACTCAAGACACATAGACTTCAGCCCCTAgagataaaaacataaatagaagCAAATCTAAACTGTATAAAGTGATCTATAATCTGTTTTGTGATCTGCACTCTGGAATATGTCAGATATAAGAAAAACACTCACATCTACACTGCCTAATGGTCACTCTCCTTTAACAAACCGTATTATAATTCATTTTCAGATTTTGCctatgatttatatttttagctCTTTTTCACCTCAAATTGTATGTATGGCATTATCGTTAAATTACTTGTGgcatgtgtttaatttaatataagctGAGCAAATGAATTATGCAAATCACTTTGACTTTAAACTGCTAGATTCACAGTGTTTAAATGATGGTGGCAAAAATTAacactaataaaatataataaaaacttggtCTAGTATGGCATTTTTCTGTAGGGTTGGGTAAAAAaattgtgctctctctctctctctgtgtatgtgtgtaaggaAACTTCACACACTAAAATAAACCTTTAGTCATCATCACGATGCATTACTGCTCTCTGACAGAGGAAAATCACAAAGGAGTGATAATTGAACACTCGCATGCATACCATTTCCACTGTTTCAACCGTTTAAAGTGTGAAACCTTTCCATTGATGCATACAGATGGAACAGATGGAATTTGACTTGACAGAGTTACAGAGACTGACCAAACAGTTGCCAAATAGAGCTGAGACCAAAAAAAGGCTTCTTGTTCAATTCCAAatttcaaacaaaaacaaataaacggAGTGACCTGACACAATGCACAATAAActagttctttttttctgtaaatttagttcaaaattaaaaacactgaaCTATGAACACTCTCACTTTAATGTGTGAGATGGCTCTTGTGAAGTGTGATCTTGAACAATCTTGTTACTAGAGAACTTCAAGTTGTGGGTTTATTCTTCATGTTATAAAACTGCTTTGAGGAGATAAAATGCGAGACTGctgcaaaaataaaactaaagagTTACAATAGAATAATTCAAACTAcctggtttaaatttttttttaattcattatgtTATAAAATGACAGTAAGTGAAACTAGCAATGAGCTGAAAGATAAAACTCatgacatgtactgtaatgtcTAATAtgattccttttcttttttggagGGGTTAAAATGAATCTTTCAAAATCTGTCCTACAAAACGTTTGTTCAGGAACCGATATCGAAGTAAAGGTGTTGGTATTAAAACTATTTGAACGATACCAGGCACTATAGCTACGATTTGATCATTAACAGCAAGCTCATACCTCCTGTGTAGTAAAATGCAGGTGTGTGTAAAAAGCCTAGGTTTACTTTGTGTTACCTGTAgtggtctgtgtgtgagatgcaTGTGgtggtgtgaatgagtgtgtgttacctgGAGTAATATGTCAGCGTGTTTGCGTTATACAGTTACATTTtagattgcaagcataatttgtttctgACGAGAAACTTTCTTAACaagaaacctctctaatgacacctgggtttgcctccttttgaggatttcgcAGGAATGTAACATTGCATTGTCGTTAAACAGCCTCATCTCTCACACTGCTACAGCCTGTTTAaccttttccttctttctggaGGCCGTtattgcagtacagttactaaagaacagacATCACACTTGGACACACTTGGACACACGTGATAACATTATAATGAACAGTACACACAATTAAAGTGTTATACAAAAGTTTGCTCGCCTTACAGAACACTTTCCAAAGACCAAGTTACCCTCAATCCAAGGTTTACTGCTCATGTAGTGgtgcgagtgagtgagtgttgccTGGAGTGTGatatctcagtgtgtgtgtgaatattacCTGTAGTggtctctttccctctctgtaGTAGCTATAACTCTGTGTGCTGATGACAGCGTGATCCTTTTCCTGGTCCAGCTGTGAGCAGACTGCGGATCACACACATGCAGCAGCTCACTGCTCTTCCCTTGTTGTTTGAACGGGGGAACCACATGGTAatctaaatacacacacacacacacaaatctgagTTTTAAAATGGCATTCTCTTAGTAAAAATTTAAGCAGTAGCGGTATTAACAGAGTTGTTCCACATGCTTTATTTGTACAGATGTTTGTATTacctgtgcaggtgtgtgtgaggacgGCGAGGTGCAGGAGCCCCAGCAAGTAATTGATGAGCTCAGGAATAAAGCGCCGGGAGAGAGACACATACTCCACCGCTATACAACACAGAATCAGACCTGTGCACACACTCTCTAGAGACACGACTGCAcactgtgtgaaaaaaaagacccacatgcacacacatttacagaatCCTACAGTAAAGACTCAAATGCACTAATGTAGTATGTTAACTAATAGGATAATAAGTACTGAAtatgaaatttatgaaattgATCACAGAGATAATCTAGTGCAcatgaagacacacacacactaccttaGTGAGAGCCTGGCCGATGTAGAGGAAGGCTGGTGTCGTAACTGGATGACGGAAATCAGACGTAGGAAACAGCAGAGAAACAATCTTCAGATAGACAAGCTGTgcggatacacacacacacaagttaccCCTCACATCACACCATTCAGTCACactgtacagtgctgtgaatAAGTATTAGCTCCTTCCTGATATatgtattgttatttaagtgtgacaaatatgcaaaaaaaaaaggtgcaaatactttttgacaacattttgtatatactgtaggtgtgtgtaatTATACCATATCCAGGCCGGGGATTGCAGCACGACCTTTGACCTCTACACTCTGCTCCATGCTGTGAGCGGCATCGCCGATCAGTGTCTGCATCACCCGACACGCCGCTTCAGGATAGAGCTGAGACAGGGAATAGATCTGCCTGAGAGACGGAGCGAGAGAGGGAGTTTTATTTGAGTTCATTATATTCTACGTACACAACGACTCGGTTAACTCAGCTGGATGGAAAACACCTTACGACTTACGGAATGAGAATGTTGATAGTGGTGAGCTGTGGGGGATTGTGGGTAGCCAGTTCCCCTACATACTCCAACAGGAATCCAAATAACTTCtgtaaaacgtaaaaaatgtaaagttaaatCACGTGCCTACGGTGAGATTGGCTGAAATCTATCAGAACAAAAGGAGGtcatgtattaaataaataaattaaacaaagaataaaaagagcAGTTGGCATCGAGTTTAATCTAGCTGCTgcattattttcagtttttgcTATAAATACTGGAACACATAATAAAcatgtgttttctgtttttgctaTCAAAGGTCACCTCTAATTTAGCTTTGTTTCCAACAGCCAGACTGGGATGATTGCACTTCTTAGTTCTCTCCAATATGAGGCACTGTTCATCAGGTAAATGACCCTGCAGCATGTTCTTCAGATCTGTGTAACACTCAGGagctatcacacacacacacacacaatcaatctCTTTCCTTATTTAATCCATCTTCCCCACTAGCTCAGCCTGGCAGACCATCTGTCTCACTGTACCTGTGAAGGTGTAGGGCAGCTCTGCACGGGCTGCGTCCTGaatctctctcctctcctcttcacTCACAGTGCGCTTCACTTCATCACTGGGCTCCgtcccttcttcttcttcttcttcatcttcctcTCCCTCATTCTCCTGCtcattgtcatcatcatcaccactgtCCTCCAAATCTGAGTGACGATCATCTTCCTCATCATCGTTGTCTTCATCACCactaccaccatcatcatcttcatcctcctcctcctcatcttcatTACCGTTGTCGTCTTCTTCCTTAGTATCATTTTCTCCTGCACCTTCCTCTTCTTCAATGTTCCACATCCCGTCCTATGTGAGAGACACGTGTACGAGGTTagaggagaaaaatatatatatatgtatagtaGGGCTGCAAATGATCAATCTACCgtttattaaaatgataaatcgATTAATCGCATTACTACCATCTGAGGAATGCGTGTACCTGATAGGACAGAGTTTTGCGGTCGTCCTTGTCGAGGACGAATCCGTCGTTGAGGTCATCAGCCGACATGTGTGCGTGTTGAGGGTTTTCCTCCACCTCACCCTCCATCCTTCTCCGTCTGTCTGCCTGTGtggcacgtacacacacacaaaaatacagaataatGACATCAGAGGTGCTTTAAATCCCCCTCTGTTTGAAAGACACGAACTAAGGTCAGATCTTATGTGTGGCTTGTTCGTTACCTCCAGTTTCTGCAACCTTTCCCTCTCCTCTCTGGCGATTTCCTCTGGGGTTTTGAGTTTCTCTGACGGCTGCGCTTTTATCTCGAATCCCAATTCCCTCACCATCATGTCATATTCGTCcagcttcacaaacacacacacaggtaaaaaCAATCAGTCCATGTGGAATGTAATATTCATAGAAGTCAAGCCCAAGTGCTGCTGTAGGTTTGACAGACACACTTGCACCATCTAGTGGGCGCTTCACTCTAACTGTCCAATCAGAAAGCAGCGTGCTCAGTGAAGAGTCAGTGATTGGTCAGACAGAGTCACTCTTTAGTAATATAGACTATAACCGCAGTAATGGCAATGTTAGGACATTAGATTGGTAAtcactatactgtacagtccACAATCAAGTGCTTTAGTTCTCCTGTTCTGGCGttcttcctctcctcctctcttctcACCTTTGGTTTCTCCATCTCCTCTTCTCGTTCTTTGGGAGTTTTACGTGACAGAAGGCTTTGGATGGACTTCCACTCCTGATCCAGTTTCTCTGTCAGCTCGTGCGTCTCGTCTTTCTGTATCTGACGCTCTCTCTGCACATATCACAACACAACCCTTATGGTTATCGCTAGCACACGGCTCACTACAAACTCAATGTAGCTTAAGCAGACCTGCTAACTGAAATGATAAATTTAGCCGCCATGCGTTCCTCACCTTCTCCTGTTTAGATTTGAGGATAAGTTCTTCGATGAGCTCCTGGCGCGTTTTGTTATTTGCATCCTCTTCTTCAccgttttttttcctcagcagCCCTCCACCTCCTCCGAAGTGTGACGCCGTCATTTCagcttcacacacgcacacaaacacaatgatattataattattatattttatatagttcTTGTTTGTTAAGTGTCTTGAGTAtttctgtgtatgtatgtatgtatgtatgtgtgtgtgtgtgtgtgtgtgtgtgtgtgtgtgtgtgtgtgtgtgtgtgtgtgtgtgtgtgtgtgtgagagagagagagagagagagagagtgtgtgtgtgtgtgtgttttctaacCAGACAGGAGGCCTTTCTCCTCCGAATCGCTCTCGCTCTCCACTCCATCAGTAAACTTCTCCATCTCAGCCAGGGACTGTCCATAATGTGTTAATTGCTCCTCATCATTCAGATTAAACATGTCCTTCTTCCCCTGAACGCgctgtatacatacacacacacacaattaggatattacatacacaacacacagacaACTACTCGAATATTTCTGTATTATCTTGTttagggctgcacgattctTGATAAAATGTGAATCATGATTTTCCTCCACAGGAACTGAGGTTACGATTCGCTGACACAATTCTTATTATTTCAACTGAAACATTTATTGCactcaatttaaaataataataataataataataataataaatgacaatTATTCTGTACTGTCTACACAGGACCTTCAACTCTTGTAACAAAAAACATTGCCTTCCCATATTTTATAACCTCTAAAGTAAACTTCAAAGCTGTTGAACATAAATAGATTGTTTAGaatattaataacaaattatttataaatagcaCCTGTGCTTGTTGGACACTTGGCCAACCCCTGTACTCGgaagtttatattattattattattatcataatgtaCATGACATAGAGCTTGTTgggtaatttaaaattaaatacatagttTAGTACAAAATTTATTGTTGTCAAAAGTTTTCTGGCTCAATTTTAACATACTTCTAGCACAGTATGCTCTCTGTAGCTTTTGACCTGCTCTTAGAGTCTCTAATTAACACATACAGCTTAATTAACTAATACAGGAAACTATATCCCAATTAGAACTGTACAAGCCTGTCCCTAACCGGACagtagtatatatttttgtttgtgcatgcatgcgtgtgcttaggcattggactacagttgaAAAACTTGCAAGTTCAACGTCCGCGGTCAGCAAGTTACAAGTTGCCCTTGaggaaggcccttaaccctcaactgcttagatgtaaaatgagataaaaatataaatcgctctgaataagggcgtctgctaaatgctgttatgtaaatgtgtgtctCCGTATGGGACATTTACCTTAtcctgataaaaataataataaaaagcataaaCCAATTTAATGATAAAGTA from Clarias gariepinus isolate MV-2021 ecotype Netherlands chromosome 19, CGAR_prim_01v2, whole genome shotgun sequence includes the following:
- the nop14 gene encoding nucleolar protein 14; this translates as MGKPVKKRSVCDKVRKSSAHAQIKTNPFEVKINKKKFDVLGRKSKHDVGLPGVSRSKAHNKRKQTLLKEFRMKHKANSFIDRRFGEYDSKMAPEDKILQRFAMERQRVQGKKDMFNLNDEEQLTHYGQSLAEMEKFTDGVESESDSEEKGLLSAEMTASHFGGGGGLLRKKNGEEEDANNKTRQELIEELILKSKQEKRERQIQKDETHELTEKLDQEWKSIQSLLSRKTPKEREEEMEKPKLDEYDMMVRELGFEIKAQPSEKLKTPEEIAREERERLQKLEADRRRRMEGEVEENPQHAHMSADDLNDGFVLDKDDRKTLSYQDGMWNIEEEEGAGENDTKEEDDNGNEDEEEEDEDDDGGSGDEDNDDEEDDRHSDLEDSGDDDDNEQENEGEEDEEEEEEGTEPSDEVKRTVSEEERREIQDAARAELPYTFTAPECYTDLKNMLQGHLPDEQCLILERTKKCNHPSLAVGNKAKLEKLFGFLLEYVGELATHNPPQLTTINILIPQIYSLSQLYPEAACRVMQTLIGDAAHSMEQSVEVKGRAAIPGLDMLVYLKIVSLLFPTSDFRHPVTTPAFLYIGQALTKCAVVSLESVCTGLILCCIAVEYVSLSRRFIPELINYLLGLLHLAVLTHTCTDYHVVPPFKQQGKSSELLHVCDPQSAHSWTRKRITLSSAHRVIATTERERDHYRLSVLYTCLDLVKRCTVLYQQLPAYQDIFQPIRVLLSKHLPVTDYPSALQELHKEILEVIPETPSQHAPLVFDKKKPIPLKLFKPKVVEVLDYGKKRGNTKEEKERERLKHKYKKEFKGALREIRKDTRFLASTKLSDTLRRDAERKRKVKELYGSLATQEGEWKALKKRKRK